In the Borrelia duttonii Ly genome, one interval contains:
- a CDS encoding variable large family protein: MNIEKKGEGKVRVIILMLVMMMMGCNSGGVKGEGTGGGDGRGGSLSEVMLEVGRSAENAFYAFLELMSDVLGFSVNTTTKKEDVGNHFKSLGVKLGKASEELEEVAKKSETGGDKNDSSKNLIKEIVDSARGVLGTLKGYLESLGTVGDSKPVGEAGSDATGASANEGELSKALKALKGIVEIAKGAGVAEPIAGIMSLNGTGIDNKEGVRILATDNKASAVTDAGKAALIVSSVSGEEILASIVKSEEGDSALGGTAPDDKTTAVKFAKGGNVANLATANTPKASAVSGGIALRSLVKDGKLASGAADGSAGGKQDVQAVGMSAVNKLLVAVEDLVKKTVKNVLEKVKQGVDEARKPKTSN; this comes from the coding sequence ATGAATATAGAGAAAAAAGGAGAGGGGAAAGTAAGAGTAATAATATTGATGCTGGTGATGATGATGATGGGATGTAATAGTGGAGGAGTGAAAGGAGAAGGGACAGGAGGAGGAGACGGGAGAGGAGGAAGTTTGAGTGAGGTAATGCTGGAAGTAGGGAGAAGTGCAGAGAATGCATTTTATGCATTTTTGGAGTTAATGTCAGATGTATTGGGATTTAGCGTGAACACAACTACAAAGAAAGAGGATGTAGGGAATCATTTTAAGAGTTTAGGTGTGAAACTTGGGAAAGCATCAGAAGAGTTAGAAGAAGTAGCAAAGAAATCGGAGACAGGTGGTGATAAGAATGATTCATCAAAAAATTTAATTAAGGAAATAGTTGATTCAGCTAGGGGAGTTTTAGGTACATTGAAAGGGTATTTAGAGTCTTTAGGAACAGTAGGTGATTCTAAGCCAGTAGGTGAGGCAGGAAGTGATGCTACAGGGGCATCAGCAAATGAAGGTGAGTTAAGTAAGGCTCTTAAAGCATTGAAAGGAATAGTAGAGATAGCAAAAGGTGCAGGTGTTGCAGAACCGATTGCAGGGATTATGTCGTTAAATGGAACTGGTATAGATAATAAGGAGGGAGTTAGGATATTAGCTACAGATAATAAAGCATCGGCCGTAACAGATGCAGGTAAAGCTGCATTAATAGTATCATCAGTAAGTGGAGAAGAAATATTAGCATCAATAGTTAAATCTGAAGAAGGTGATTCGGCATTAGGAGGAACAGCTCCAGATGATAAGACAACTGCGGTGAAATTTGCCAAAGGAGGTAATGTAGCTAACTTAGCAACTGCAAATACTCCAAAAGCATCAGCAGTATCAGGAGGGATAGCATTACGTTCATTGGTGAAGGATGGGAAACTAGCATCCGGAGCGGCAGATGGTAGTGCAGGAGGTAAACAAGATGTACAAGCAGTAGGGATGAGTGCAGTAAATAAACTATTAGTAGCAGTGGAAGATTTGGTTAAAAAGACAGTAAAGAATGTACTAGAGAAAGTAAAGCAAGGAGTAGATGAGGCAAGAAAACCAAAAACATCCAATTAG
- the bdr gene encoding Bdr family repetitive protein produces the protein MEYMQMEPVITRQMVLNELVKAGINREIADDLSYRYYKNELTIKDLQYLESNFNLKLEILERGLKADIRELDTKIDTVENNLNNKIDTKFNELDTKIDTKFNELDTKIDKFALEVKGTLKLHAWMFGTIITLTIGILLTLIFK, from the coding sequence ATGGAGTATATGCAAATGGAACCTGTAATTACTAGACAGATGGTACTAAATGAGCTTGTAAAAGCGGGTATTAATAGAGAGATTGCAGACGATTTGTCTTATAGATACTATAAAAATGAGCTTACTATTAAAGATCTTCAATATTTAGAAAGTAATTTTAACCTTAAATTAGAAATATTAGAGCGTGGTTTAAAGGCTGATATTAGAGAACTTGATACTAAGATTGATACTGTTGAAAATAACCTAAATAATAAAATAGATACTAAATTTAATGAACTTGATACTAAAATAGATACTAAATTTAATGAACTTGATACTAAAATAGATAAATTTGCATTAGAGGTTAAAGGAACATTAAAATTACATGCTTGGATGTTTGGGACCATTATTACTTTAACTATAGGAATTTTATTAACGCTGATATTTAAATAA